In a genomic window of Helianthus annuus cultivar XRQ/B chromosome 10, HanXRQr2.0-SUNRISE, whole genome shotgun sequence:
- the LOC110887038 gene encoding uncharacterized protein LOC110887038 encodes MEDDGEEVEKSQPRTRVAALNRDRAHEHLVGNYFAGNCVYTDEQFRHRFRMSRRLFVRIASDLANYDDLFIVNYDARGIRGFTTFQKCTSAVRQIAYGTASDSWDEYLTMSERMSRECLYEFTKGIVNLYNKVYLCRPTKKDIKKLYVFYEERHGFPEMLGSIDCTQLQWHNRLTAWREQHTCGDIVSNNDLSVLPRSHILEDLIRDDGRAICKYDPNDVHENVEPVDEEQQQSNLWALCSEHVHGNLCADLINYIWNTFCVDHVDNE; translated from the exons ATGGAAGATGATGGTGAAGAAGTAGAAAAGTCACAACCAAGAACGAGGGTTGCGGCGTTAAATAGAGATC GTGCTCATGAACATTTGGTTGGTAACTATTTTGCTGGAAATTGTGTGTACACTGACGAACAATTTAGACATCGGTTTCGAATGAGTCGACGATTGTTTGTACGTATTGCTAGTGATTTGGCTAATTATGATGACCTTTTCATAGTGAACTACGATGCAAGAGGGATAAGGGGTTTTACGACGTTTCAAAAATGCACTTCAGCAGTTCGTCAAATAGCATATGGCACTGCTAGTGATTCATGGGATGAATATTTAACGATGTCTGAGAGAATGAGTCGGGAGTGTTTGTATGAATTTACCAAAGGTATTGTGAACCTGTATAACAAGGTTTATTTATGTAGGCCAACGAAGAAGGATATCAAAAAGCTTTATGTATTCTATGAAGAGAGACATGGATTTCCTGAGATGCTAGGAAGCATTGATTGTACTCAATTGCAATGGCATAATCGGCTTACTGCATGGCGCGAACAACATACTTGTGGTGATATAG TTTCCAACAATGATTTAAGCGTCCTTCCAAGATCTCATATTCTCGAGGATCTTATTAGAG ACGATGGTCGAGCAATATGCAAATACGATCCAAATGACGTTCATGAGAATGTTGAGCCGGTTGACGaggaacaacaacaatcaaattTGTGGGCGTTATGCAGTGAGCACGTGCATGGAAACCTATGTGCAGACTTAATCAACTATATTTGGAATACCTTCTGTGTCGATCACGTTGATAACGAGTAG